The DNA segment AAGGCAAGCAAACAAATGGTCTACCAGCTTACCATCTGGAGGATCGAATTGAATAACTTCATGTCCTGACTTCTCCAACACCTGGACAGACTCCAGCACCGCCCTTACACACGCCGGACTAGCCTGCAACAGCTGTTAGGTCTTGATAAACGAAGGAGTATCACCAACCTTGATAGCATGATCGTCCGTAAAATACCCTACTCTTAACTTCTTTGGTACCTTCACCTCTCTCCATGGGATAGGCAACAACTGCTCGCCGTTCAAGCTGACTGAAGACTGTTGAGCGAGGTTGAGCATGATGCGACTGGCGAAGATTAGGTCGTCGACGCTTCTTGCCATTGGTCCTACCACAGCCTGTAAAGAAATATCAGCCACGCAAAATACTATATCAACGAATTGATTAGACACCTTGATGCCTTCAAAACCTCTGACACTTGCTCTGCTTCCACTGGAAGGCCATCTCCCTGTGACAGGTTTGAGAGTATAAATACCGCAGTAATGAGCTGGGATCCTCAATGATCCTCCGACTAGTATTTGATTAGAGACTATCCTTTCAACAACTCCTAATACTTACTATCAGAACCCCAGCCCATTGGCGTGCCCTTCAGGGCAATAATCGCCCCTTCACCACCGGAACTACCTCCACAAGTCCTATCCGCAGCCGTGGGATTGGTAGCTGCGTCAAATATTGGGTTTTTGCATTCGAATGAAAGGAGAGTCTGGGGAATGTTGGTTTTGCAGAAGGGGATGCCTCCGGCAGCTCGGAATAGTTTGACAAGCTACAATCAACATGTTAAATGATGAATTAAGATACGAGATAAAATGACATACAGCTCCCTCTTGGCTGGCATCTTCAGTAGGTTGGAAGCAATAGCTGGAAAGTAGCTATCAGAGTCGGCCCCTGCTGCAGAGTTGTACTCACGGCGAAACACCAATGGAGCTATCCACGCCTTTGATATTGAATGTATCTTTACACGAAAACGTTCAGTTTTAATTTGAATACCCGATTTAATATTCACCCTTGAAGCTTGATGGTAATCCCCAGAAATCCCCTTCGGCCTTTCCAGTCTCAAAGAACTCTTTATCAAGCCGCTTGGCCTCGTCGAGTGCTTCACGAAACAAGACTGTTAAAGGTAGCTATGTCAGACCATTTGAAGGTCGATGTCACAGAAGACTAGAATAGTCTTGCCTTCAGTCAGACAATTTGTTTTCCTTTGAGCAGCACATGCAGCTCTTATCTGTGAAAGGTCTATTGAGACAAGTTACATATAGTAGGATGTCACCCACGAAAGCAACCATCACACGTTCTGCAGTCCAGCCCTCTTTGCGATTTTTCAGGTCGTCCACCATCACCTCAGGCCTATCTGAGATTAGGCAAAATCCATGCATATGCATCGTGACTCACCGTGCGCAGGTGTATTGCTCGTCCTCCGGATGCTCGCTCTGCAGCCCCAGCAAGCTTTCAATTTCGCTCACCTgtctctctctctccttctgCTTCAATCGCGCGACCTGCACTGTTTTTTTATGTCCCATCCTATACAATTAAAACGGGCCGCTAAGTTATAGACATAAATTCGCTATATAACTCTCAAAATCACATATAATATATGTTATTCGATGTGCCTATACTCCAACCTATTACCATCCAGTCATTCGACGCCGGGGAGCAGTGACCTCCACTTCGGCAAAGCAAACGCCGGACCGTCGGAAGACTCCGCGTCTTGCCTATTATTATGTCAGATAAAATATCAAATCGCACTTTTGAAGCCTTCCCAACGCTGGACACTAATACTTCATGGGGATGCTAGCTAGTATGAGTATGGCATGCATAGCCGGCCTGccatcttttcctcttcctgaCATATCCA comes from the Cryptococcus gattii WM276 chromosome M, complete sequence genome and includes:
- a CDS encoding Acetamidase, putative (Similar to TIGR gene model, INSD accession AAW46991.1), with the translated sequence MGHKKTVQVARLKQKERERQVSEIESLLGLQSEHPEDEQYTCARPEVMVDDLKNRKEGWTAERVMVAFIRAACAAQRKTNCLTEVLFREALDEAKRLDKEFFETGKAEGDFWGLPSSFKDTFNIKGVDSSIGVSPYCFQPTEDASQEGALVKLFRAAGGIPFCKTNIPQTLLSFECKNPIFDAATNPTAADRTCGGSSGGEGAIIALKGTPMGWGSDIGGSLRIPAHYCGIYTLKPVTGRWPSSGSRASVRGFEGIKAVVGPMARSVDDLIFASRIMLNLAQQSSVSLNGEQLLPIPWREVKVPKKLRVGYFTDDHAIKASPACVRAVLESVQVLEKSGHEVIQFDPPDVPEALKIFAGLTSSDGYKTLLSNLGSDPMEASMRLTTLGAKYPRWLHRIVTWLIEKFTGDQLYADVFGSSKPKSVTEYWQYVHKRNVYSNNFRKLVWEEKKFDMIICPVQAVPALRHDETEWLSPLCIGTVLFNVVDSTVGVLPVTRVNRDLDALPADYLKGSKGSKLLERRVYIGKPGKEEPTYDAEKMHGLPVGVQVVGKAWEEEKVLKMMKVLDNMLQYEP